The window ATGGATCGCAATGACTTAATGGAGCAAATGGTGTTGCGGCCTGAACCAGCCGCCATTGCTTCCCCAGAGGGTAATGCCAGCCAACCGATCAACTTTGTTGTTGGCTATAACGCCTCACCCAGAAGTCAAACAGCTTTAGATTTGACCATGTGGATCGCTCATCAAACGCGTGTGGCAACTCAACAGCAAGTGACTGTTCAGGTTGTCTACGTTGTTGATGAAAAGCAAAGTAGCCCTTGTCCAGATGCCTTTAACTTTGCTGATGTTAGTAGCTCATCGATCTATCGACTGCCATTAAAATCGTTCAATTCATCAGAGCCACGAAATTGTATCACATCTGTCTTGACGAAACCAAGCCCTCAGGAGATAAAAGTTAGTTCTAAGGTAACCTCGAAAAAGTCACGCCGCGCTAAAGCTACATTTTCCCAAGCGGACTGGTTTGAGCAAGCTGATCGGATTTTATGGCAGGCTCGTTGTATGGCGGAAGAATGGCGGGGTTCCTTCAAGGCTCATCTGCGGTTTGGTGACATTGCAACCGAGTTGAGAGCTGTTGTTGAAGCCGAAGCGGCGACGCTCCTTTTCTTGGGTTGTCATTCCGTTGAGCATCCTCTAGTCGAGAAATTAGGCTCTGATTTCCCCTGTGCGGTGCTGGGGATTCCCAGGAGTTGTGTTTAGTACAGGTGTGAACTCCTGATACGCAGTCCAGTCTATTGAAAGACTCACAACCTATCTCTACTAGAGACGCGATTACGATTAATCGCGTCTCTCCTGTTGAAGGGGGGGCGGCGTTTGGCTACAGACACGAGATGCGATCGCTCCTTATCCAGCGTTGATGCTCAGAGGAAGCGATCGCGTTTTATTCACCTTGCGCTACAGTATACATGTCAAATTTGACATATTAGAAGCCATGGAGGGCTGACGATGAACACAATTAAGCGTCAACGTCTAGAAGCGGCGGGTTGGCGTGTTGGAAATGCAGCAGATTTTCTAGAACTTTCACCGGAGGAGGCGGCTTTTATCGAGATGAAGCTGTCTCTCAGTAAGCGCTTGAGGGAGCTTCGCCTAAATCAGAAGCTCTCTCAGCAGGGTTTGGCGAAGAAAATCAACTCAAGTCAGTCGCGGGTGGCAAAGATGGAGGCGGGCGATCCATCGGTTTCTCTTGATTTGATGGTGCGAACGTTTTTGGCTATGGGGGCAACTCGTGAGGATTTGGCACTTGCGCTCGCTTCTTCCCAAATGTGACAGTTTGTAGGGTGCGTTAGAAATTACGCAATCAGCGTATATCTTAAATAATTTTTCAATATTGGATACTTTGTCTGAAACCTGCACTCTGAATCTAGAGCTCTCGCCTATACTCCTCATCTGTCCCATCCTGTAGCAACGGTTCAGCTTTTTAACTTAGGAAAAAACTTATCTAAAGTACAACTAAAACCAGGTAGGAGGGGGGAGGTTACAGTGTCGTTACTCAAGAGAGTTACTACCAACTTGAGCTGACTGTTTTCCCGCCGATAAACTTCAAGCTTGCGCGATCGCCAATCTGCAATCCAATACTCTCTTACCCCGCGTGAAGAGTAGAGTTTGAGTTTAGCTTCCCGATCGCGTCTTTGGTCTTCCTTACCAGGAGATAAAACTTCAACCGCTAACTCCGGCGCACCCGTTAAATGTCCGGCTTCGTCCAATGTTGATGCATAGGTTTCGTTGCTCACCCAAACGACATCAGGGATCACATTATCTGATTCTGAAAACAGGACACCAGGGGCAGGAATTGCCTCCCCCAAACCACTTTCTTCAGACCAAACATCGAGTTGCCGGAAAATTTTGCCACAGGTTTGCTGATGCTTGGAATGAGGCGCTCTGGTCACAACTAACTCTCCATCAATGATTTCGTACTGCGTTCCTTCATTTTCTGGTAGAAGTTCTAGGTCATGAATAGTCCAGCGTACTCCCTCATTGACCGTCTGACTCATGATGGAACTCCATAGATGTAGATCTTGTATTCTAACTAACAGCAGTTAGTAGACCATGTTGAAAGAAAAAAAAGAGCGATCATCTACGACGCGCTACGCTATCGCACATCCGATCGCCCCTATAAAGTTGCCTATTACCTTTGGGAAGAGACTTTTTTCTTACCCCCCTCTCAACTCAAAAATTTCCTCCTATTCCCTCTCCTTGCAGGAGAGGGTTAGGGAGAGGTCGAGAGGGGTAGGGGGAGAGGTTAAACCTTCGCTTCTTCCTTGACCAACTTCTCCCAACCCAATTCCTTGAGGTTGTTATTTCGACGTAGCGGACGAGTTGCCAATTCTAGAATGTCCCGCGCATTCGTAAAGCCGTGAATTTGAGCAAAGGTAAATTCAACCGACCACTTGGTATTAATACCCCTCGCCTCCAACGGATTCGCATGAGCCATACCCGTAATGACCAAATCAGTTTTCAACTCTTTAATTCGTTGAATCTGATTGTAGTTATCCGGCTTTTCCACAATCCTCGGAGTTGGAACACCCATTTCTTGGCAAGTCTTTTCAAGTAATGCCAACTCAGCTGCTTGATAGCGCTTATCCATATAAGGAATGCCAATTTCATGGCACGTCATACCGCAACGAATCAGGAAACGTGCCAGAGAGATTTCCAGCAAGTTGTCTCCCATGAAGAAGACAGATTTACCACGAATCAACTTGATGTAGTCTTCCAGGTTTTCCCAGATTTGGGCTTCCCGCTCATCCAATCCTTTCGGTTCAATTCCGAACACCGAGCAAATCTTTTCAATCCAAGCGCGGGTGCCATCCGGCCCAATTGGGAAGGGTGCGCCAATCAGTTTGCACTTACGGCGACGCATTAAGGTGGTGGCAGTACGGGAAAGGAAGGGGTTGACACCTGCGACATAATACCCTTCTTCAATCACCGGCAATTCAGTATAACGCTTGGCGGGTAGCCAACCGGAAACTTTAATTCCCTGCTTCTTCAGTTCTAGAGTGAGGTTGGTGACAACGGGGTCAGGCAAAGAGCCAAACAACACCAATGGTGGATGATCAACATATTCTGATTGTTCAGCAACTACTTCTTCTTTCTTGCGTCCGAAGTTGAGGAGTTTGGAAATGGCATTACGCTCCTCTTTATCCGCTTCCACCACAGGAGCCTTATCGGGACATTTGTGTACCATTGAGGCGAGTACGGTGTCTTCCCCTTGGGTGAAGGCGTAATCCAAACCGTTAGCACGAGCGGTAACAATGGGAATCCCAAGCTCAGCTTCCAGTTTAGGAGCCAAGCCTTCCAAATCCATCTTGATGATTTCGGTGGTGCAGGTGCCAATCCAGACAATTACACTGGGGTTGCGATCGCGCTTAATTTGCAAGCACAACCGCTTCAGTTCTTCGTAATCATTCAGTTGTGCCGAAATATCCCCCTCTTCCAACTCCGCCATCGCGTAGCGCGGTTCTGCAAAAATCATCACCCCCATTGCATTTTGGAGGAAATAGCCACAGGTTTTAGTGCCAATGACCAAGAAAAAACTATCTTCAATCTTCTGATAAAGCCAAGCTACGCAGCTAATGGGGCAAAATGTGTGATAATTACCGGTTTCACACTCAAAATTTAAAGGTTCAGGTGCTGCAAGGGTCATGAAAAATTATCCTCTCCTCGTTTTTAAGGGAAGTTGCTAAGAATCGGGCAGTAATTTTAAAACTTGAAGGTTTATTCGGGTGAAGATAAAAGGTTGAAGGTTAGCAGGTTGTTCAAAAAACTTGCAACTTTCAACCTTCCAACTTTCTACTCTTCGTTAAACCATCATCAGATCGAGTTTTTCTTCCTCAGTTGTTGCTGGTGGCTGCTGCGGATTGAGGTAGAAATCAGACAATAAGGAGAACAATTCGCGATCGGGAGCATCATTGGGGACAACACCCTCTGGACGACCCAAAATTTGGTCAGCAATGTTCAGATAGTAGTCACAGACATAGTTGAGTGAGGAGTCTGTCTCTGCCATCTCAAATAAGGTTTTGCCCTTAACGCGGGAGACGCGAATATCCTCAATCAGAGGTAAAATCTCCAGCACTGGCATCGGCACTGAGCTAATATACTTGTCGATCAAGTCGCGCTTCGAGGTGCGATTGCCAATGAGTCCCGCCAGACGCAGAGGGTGGGTGCGAGCTTTTTCACGCACGGAGGCAGCAATTCTATTGGCGGCAAACAAGGCGTCAAACCCGTTATCTGTGACAATCATGCAGTAGTCGGAGTAGTTGAGGGGTGCGGCAAAACCGCCACAGACTACGTCACCGAGAACGTCAAACAAAATCACATCATACTCATCAAAAGCGTTGAGTTCTTTGAGCAGCTTCACTGTCTCACCAACCACATAGCCACCGCAACCTGCACCAGCAGGGGGACCACCCGCTTCTACGCAATCAACGCCACCATAGCCTTTGTAGATGACATCTTCAGGCCAAACATCTTCGTAGTGGTAATCCTTTTCCTGAAGCGTATCGATAATTGTAGGAATTAAAAAGCCTGTGAGGGTGAAGGTGCTGTCGTGCTTCGGATCACAACCAATTTGCAGTACCTTCTTACCACGCTTTGCTAGGGCAACAGAGATATTACAGCTCGTCGTGGATTTCCCAATGCCGCCTTTTCCATAAACTGAGAGTTTCACGCTTCGTCTTCTCCTATCTTTCGGATTAAAACTTGAGTATTGTCTTTGCCCGTTGGTCGGGTCGGCACCTAAGGCTTGCCCCTACAGCCAGCCGTTGATTACTTGTTTTGGGGCGTTGATTGAATTATTGACTAACTCCACAGGAAAGGAAAGGGCTGTTTTTAATGAAGAGGGTAGTAAACGATTGTAAATAAGCTTATAAATTAATATTTTTCTTAATTATCAATCGAAAAAGCTTTTATCCCTAAATAAACTGTTTTTATTATATTTGTGTATTACTTAAAAGTAAATAGAAACAAAAAACAAAAAACATCTTAAATCTTCCTGAATCCCGACTCATCAGCCAAGTGGAACAAATCTAATTCAGGGTCATCTCAGAGGGTAGACGGCTCTTGCCTCAAGGGTTTGCAGTCATTTTCCTTAGCAGCTTGGCTATGGCACTTCCCAGTAACGAAGTGAAGCAGATTAGGGGGAGGATCGAAGCTAGAGGTATGACGGAGAGAGGGATCGGGGGTTCGACTGGCGAAGTAAGGTTGTTTGTAAAAAAACAATAAGTTTTAGAGGAGCAATTACAATCTTCAAATCTATTAACTACCTGTATGGAAGGGGGATATGCAAAGCCTCTCTCCTCTGAGGAGAGAGGTCTACGTATCCTCTATTCATTTGAAAATCTCTATATGAAGCAACCAAGGCGATCGCACTGACAAATTTTTAAGTATAAATTTCTATCACCCAGCAACCGATCAGCCACTGGGCTGTTGGAAATTTCCCCTACCCTCTGAACCTAGAAGCTGAAAGCCGATCAATTAAGTCTTGTATTAGGCTGACGCTTGATGTGTGGAACGGCAAGCCATGGTCACCAAGATTGGCTCAAGCACCCCCTCTGTATGACTTCATACTCAGCACATGACACTGTAGTCCATCTTTCTCAATGCAAAAGGCGTAGTAATCCAAGTCTCTCCAAAGCCAATTGAGCGTATTGCGAACTTTTTCTCGCTTGACGTAGAGACGTTTTTGCACAGCTTCGTTGGGGCAAAGAATTTGGAACGTGAGGATACCCCCTTCATCACTAATACGGAATAAGCAATCCTGCAAAATGGCACGGATGCTACTGTCAAACGATTCGTGAAAGCGACGTAATTTACCCGTCAAGGTAAAGTCTTCCAATGTACGACCAAAGGGGTCATTTGCTTCATCAAAAGGTAATTCGTCTTTATCCGGGTCAAAAGGATACACCATAATTTACGATTGTTTGAGTCCTAATCTCTAAGATAAAAGTTTTGGAGCCTCTGGTATTGATTTCTTGATGGGAAAAAATAGAAAATTTCAATAACAGTTAAGTATCTATTTTTATGAGACCTTCTCCTAGGGAGTTGCATCAATGCCTGATTTATGCAGCATGAAGCGGATCACTTAAAAGGCTTTGTCCATTAGTTTCCTAGGTCGAACACAGGTTAGTGTAAAGCGTTAACCTGAAATGATCGTCAGCTATCTTTTCGGTTGTTAGAAAGAATATTGTCCCAGAGATGGCGATCGCTCTGAACCGATATTCTAACTGCACTTAGAGGAAGAATTTGTCGCGGCTCGCCCGATTCTTTGAACGTTGTGTAATTCACCATTGGGCATGGTTGTACCGCTCAGGTTAGCACCATCAAGGTTGGCTCCACTCAAGTTGGCTCCACTCAAGTTGGCTCCACTCAAGTTGGCTCCACTCAAGTTGGCTCCACTCAAGTCCGCCTCACTCAAGTCAGCCCAAATTAAGTTGGCCTCACTTAGGTCTGTTCGACTCAGATTGGCTCGATGAAGGTTAACGCCAGAAAGCAACACCCCTCTCAAATTTACCCCTGACAGCGATACCTGAGGCGCAATTAAGTAGCCTCCCGCCTCAACTGGGTCAAACGACGGGGGAAACTGGGTTCTTGGGTTATAGAGAGCTCGTTGCAAGTTGACCTGATCGAGGTTGGCTTCACTCAAGTCTGTTTCATATAGATAGCTGGCACAGAGATTGGTTCGAGACAGATTGGCTCCGATCAGCGTCGCGCCCTGGAGGTGAGCACCAATTAATTTCGCTTCATACAAATTGGCTCCATTAAGATCTGTGCCTACCAATCCAGCAATCATCAAATTGGCTCCCCTTAAATCTGCACCTGTTAAATCCGCAAAACTTAGGTTAGCGGCATTCAGGTTAGCACCCATCAAATCAGCCCCACTCAGGTCTGAGTTTTGCAGGTTCGCACCCTCTAGGTCTGAGCCTTGTAAATCCGCTGTCCCCAAAGTAGCGCGGATTAAATTTACCTGTGATAGGTTGGCTTGGCTCAGGTTGGCGTGAGAGAAATCGATTCCCCTGAGGTTCGTTTGTTTGAGATTGATTCCACCCAGGTTGGCTAGAGAAAAGTCTCTTTCTCCCGCTGCATATTTGCTCAAGAGTTCATCAGGATTCATGGCTTTATACCTGTTGTGTTCTGATTGACAACAGTCGAATGAGTATATTTACTGTCAAGATCCGAAGCCTGATGCACCCTTGTGCTCCGCCTTACCCAGAGGGTCATGGAGGAGTCTGCTTTGCATATCTTAAGTTTATTTGCATTCACTTGCTCCATTCAGTTTTAACAGCTACCCGATCATCAGGTTTGTCCGTTTTCACCTCACAGAACTGATGTCAAGTGTTCGCAAACAGTCGGCTTGCTGCAACCTAGCCAGTAATTCTTCTTCAATCGGTCGATTGCACAGGAGCGAGTGTTTAATATCTCCCCACTTTTTCCCAGATGCTATGCGTTGGCTGGTCAAGATTTCAGGAATTTGCTGAGAGACTAAAACCTGAACTGGAGAAAGTTGACCGAGGAGTCGGGCATGGCGATAGTGGGGAGACTGATTTAGGAATTGTTCTAACTGCTGAGCAATTGCCTTTGGCACTGCCCTTCGGGCAATCGCACTAGTCGGTGCATTCACCTTATCCAGTAACAGAATATAGTGCGCTTCCGGAGTTGTCGCAGGCACTAAGCACTGAAACGATGTTCCTTCTAACGCTAATTGTTTCAACGCCAAGCTGACAAATTCTTCGTGTAGCTTTTCACCGACTAAATCACTGATAGAGCGATCGCGTCCTAAAAATTCCAGACAAGGGGTATTGAGGTAGTAATGAGTAACGCGCACGCGATCGCCAATTCGATAGCGGTAAAGCCCTCCCTTTTGTGAAAGAATGATATTGTATTCCTGTCCAATTTGCAGGTCTTGCAGCAGATAAATTTTTCCCGATTCATCCTCAAACTCAAAGAACACTTCATCCAGTACAGGAACGCATCCCTGTGCCGCAATTAGAGGAATGGTGATCGGCGCTTCTGTGGCTAAAAGTCCTTTACCCTGCACCATAACCCCAGGAAATAAATCGCGTAGAACTTGAGCTGGATCGGCGGCGCAGGCACTGTCCCAGCAGGAAATTAGCTTTAACTCAGGCCAAAGTTTCGTCCAGGGAATTTCAGGTTCGCACAGGAAGCGATCGCGTTCTGCGGGTAGTTTCAACGACTGCCGCAACTCTGTCCGGTGCGTTTGGATGTAATCGAGATGAATCTTGAGAAAAGTAGGACTCCAAATGGAAATAGTTTCTAGCTGTTCGGCTTGTAGTAAGGCAAGACATAACTGCCGCTTAAACTCTTCTGGCGTTCTCAAGTGATGCAGGTTAGCAGGAGAAATGAGAAAGGGATGAAGCAGCCATCTTAACCAGCGATCGAGGTATTCGGAGTCATCTTGTAAGGATGAATGATCGGGATTAGGGGCATCCTCGGTTAACCTCTCCCCTAACCCCTCTCCTACAAGGAGAGGGGCGTCTAACTCCCCCCTTCCCTGGTAGGGAAGGAAGGCTAAGGGGGTTAGGTCAGTCTTATCCGAACAGTACTGGAACTGGGGAGAAATGCAGAAGTAAATTTTACCCGTTGAAAAAGCAGGGCCATTGCGGATTAGGTCGTGCGCCCAAACGCAAAACATCTGATTAAAGGAACGCCGCAGAGATTTGGTGTAGGGTATGCATTTGGCGGCACTGCGACTTCCAGAGGTTTTTTCGTAGAAAAGGATGGGTTCGGTTGTGAGTTGCGCTTGTAATGGATGAGTGATGGGTTTCCCCTCTATCCCCCTACTGCTATGTCCCCCGACTCCATCAATCCAGGGTTTGAGGTCTTCGTAGTCAACAATCGGAACTTGTTGCCAATCTTGGAGAGAGCGAATGCCCAGGAACTTGCCGTATTCGCTCTTGATGAGGCGATCGCAAATTTCCTGCTGTACTCGCTTCTGCGCTTTTTGAGGATGTTTCAAAGCGTCTCGGAAGTGTGCAGCGCTTGGGGTGAGAAGTTGCTCAAAGAGTTTGATGAACCAACGCATGATTTCGCTTCTTGATTAGGATAAAGGTTAGTGGCGACAGGTAGATAAGTGCCATCTGGGACGACGACGCCGGGGCCAAAATGAGAACCTGCCCCCAGGAAAACATCACTGCCAATCTTGACTTTTTTGACGTACAACATTAAGTCTTGTTTGCGGGGTTTGATGGCGTGGGGGTAGATGCCAATGTGATGACCGAAGACAGTGCGATCGCCAATTTCCAACAATCCCCGATCCGCAATTTCCAGTCCAGGCGTCCAGTATACGTTTTTACCGACTTTTGCTCCCCAAAGGCGCAACCACAGGGAGAAAGCACCAGGAATGAGTCTCAGTAAGGCTTCCAATGTCGGAACGGCGATATAAATTGCCTGAATTTGATGGCTACCCCACCAAGGGCTATACTCGTTACCGCACAGATAGCTAATGCCTTCCTTGATAGGATAGAACCGCTGATGGAGGCGATAAATTAACACGGGAAATCCGTATAAGGAAAACAGCAATAGTCCAACGCCGACGAACCCCGGATGAGTGCACAAATAGATGAAAGAAGCTATGGCTAGCAAGATGATTAGGGTAGGAAAGTAGGCAAGGATTTTACTCAAGAGCGTCATATAGTACCAATTTCAAAGAATAATCCAACACTTGGAAGATCCCCCTAAATCCCCCTTAAAAAGGGGGACTTTGAAGGCTCAAGATTTTACCCGCAGTCCATGACTTTGGTTTCTGTTTGTATGGCGTATTGAAAATGGGGACTTTGAATACTCAAGATTTTCCCCCCTTAAAAAGGGGGGCTAGGGGGGATCTAATCTGTAACATCATTAAAGGAAATTGGTATTACGGGATAAAGTAGTTTTTGAGTTAGGGTCAGCGTAGTCGGAATACCCAGAGAAGCAGGGGGGGCATCACAGTTATAGTAAGTTCCATGTAATTTGTCCCAGATTTTCAAATTTGCCCCGTAATTCCTGGAACCTGAATCACTGGCATGATGCCAAGCATGATCTTGAGGCAAAATTAGCCAGGGTGACAGGAAGCGAAAAAGCCAGCTTTGAGGTGCGATCGCTAATTGACTGTGCCGCCATAGATCTAGCGCTGCGGTGAGACTGACTCCTATCAGGTATCCAGTGGAGTCGTTTAATAAGTAGAGAAAAAACGCATGTATCCACAGGTAAATAATCAGAAAGCTTGTCCAAAGACAATTGCGGGAGGTTCCCAGGACATCCATATCCGTGACAGTATGATGAACCTGATGCAAAGACCAGAACCAGCGACTATGTAAACAGCGATGGTTCCAGTAGTAGAGGTAATCTACCCAGATGAAACTGAGTAGGAAGGTTGCGACGTGAGGCAAATGCAAGCATCCTTGCGGCAAGGGTAGAAAGTAGCGATATAGTTGGTAAACTACGGCAATTTGAAGGATGGGAATCAGTAAACCCTGAACCAGCAAACCCACACTATCTAAAATCCAATCTTCACGGCTTTTTGTCTGTAACTTTGCCCAACTGGGTTGATGAGTAATAGTGAATCCTATTAATACTATAAAGGTCGCAAAAATTAATATATTTTCCACTGTTTTTATACCCAAAATGTGATTTCAACCGAGCGCTCAGGAAGTTCTCTAGGGTCTTCTCCTGCCGCGATTTTGTTGCGGATAGACTCGACAAAAACGTGGATGGTATCGGCGGGAGTGTTGGTAAAGTGGGAACCGTATTTAGCGATCGCTTCGCCTTGAATATCCAAAATTTTGATATCCTGACGAATAATATGCTGCGCCGTCCAGTGTACAAAGGGACGAGCAATTTTATTCCAGATGCCATAGTTATAGGTTACATCTGTATAAACCAGTGTTGAATTCTCTGTTTCCGGAATGGATTGACTGGTGATGAAAAGTCGTCGATGCGGCCCCATATCGTACTCCACACTGGTAATATTTGGCATGTGGAAACTATCTGTATGCCGAATTTCATAGCCTTTCCAATTCAGAAAGCGAGAGTACCACCCCAAATTAGTTGTTTCGTTGTAATATTCCACAAACGTCGAACCATTGCGACGTTCTACGCTCATTTTGAGCGGTTGCTGACGAGAAGTACGAAATACACCAGGATGGACAAAAGCGGTGTGCGGAATATCGATAAAATTCTCGGCACAGTTCGTTACATTGTTGCGAAAGCGGTTAATAACTCGTACCGTTTCCCATCCGGGTTCCTGATAATACGGCATGGCAAAGGGTGCAAATTCTTCGCTCTTGTTATCGCTGAGTTGTACGTAAATATACCCGTCTTGTTCCTTAGTTTGGTAGGATTTAACTTGACGGGTAGAGAGTGGTTGGAAATCTTTCCCTTCTGAAGGAACTGCCATAATTTTTCCAGTATTATCGTATATCCATCCATGATAGGGACATTGAATTTTTCCTTGGCGGACTTTACCACAAGAGAGGCGGCTGTTGCGATGCATACAGCGATCGCGTAATGCTACGGCTTTACCGTTTTCGTCTCTAAATATTGCTAGCCATTCCCCTAATAGGGTGCGTTGTAAAATTTTATTGGGTGGGAGTTGTTTGCTGAGTGCTATGATGTACCAGAAATCCTCAAATTTCATTGTGTTTGAGTTAGAAATAAGGTTTTTTTAACGCAGAGGAACGCGGAGGAATGCGCGGAGGAGCGCAGAGTTTATGAGGGGATTTGTAGATGAAAATGGTAATAATGTTTTGGGGTTTATACTG of the Allocoleopsis franciscana PCC 7113 genome contains:
- a CDS encoding GH3 family domain-containing protein yields the protein MRWFIKLFEQLLTPSAAHFRDALKHPQKAQKRVQQEICDRLIKSEYGKFLGIRSLQDWQQVPIVDYEDLKPWIDGVGGHSSRGIEGKPITHPLQAQLTTEPILFYEKTSGSRSAAKCIPYTKSLRRSFNQMFCVWAHDLIRNGPAFSTGKIYFCISPQFQYCSDKTDLTPLAFLPYQGRGELDAPLLVGEGLGERLTEDAPNPDHSSLQDDSEYLDRWLRWLLHPFLISPANLHHLRTPEEFKRQLCLALLQAEQLETISIWSPTFLKIHLDYIQTHRTELRQSLKLPAERDRFLCEPEIPWTKLWPELKLISCWDSACAADPAQVLRDLFPGVMVQGKGLLATEAPITIPLIAAQGCVPVLDEVFFEFEDESGKIYLLQDLQIGQEYNIILSQKGGLYRYRIGDRVRVTHYYLNTPCLEFLGRDRSISDLVGEKLHEEFVSLALKQLALEGTSFQCLVPATTPEAHYILLLDKVNAPTSAIARRAVPKAIAQQLEQFLNQSPHYRHARLLGQLSPVQVLVSQQIPEILTSQRIASGKKWGDIKHSLLCNRPIEEELLARLQQADCLRTLDISSVR
- a CDS encoding ferredoxin:protochlorophyllide reductase (ATP-dependent) subunit N is translated as MTLAAPEPLNFECETGNYHTFCPISCVAWLYQKIEDSFFLVIGTKTCGYFLQNAMGVMIFAEPRYAMAELEEGDISAQLNDYEELKRLCLQIKRDRNPSVIVWIGTCTTEIIKMDLEGLAPKLEAELGIPIVTARANGLDYAFTQGEDTVLASMVHKCPDKAPVVEADKEERNAISKLLNFGRKKEEVVAEQSEYVDHPPLVLFGSLPDPVVTNLTLELKKQGIKVSGWLPAKRYTELPVIEEGYYVAGVNPFLSRTATTLMRRRKCKLIGAPFPIGPDGTRAWIEKICSVFGIEPKGLDEREAQIWENLEDYIKLIRGKSVFFMGDNLLEISLARFLIRCGMTCHEIGIPYMDKRYQAAELALLEKTCQEMGVPTPRIVEKPDNYNQIQRIKELKTDLVITGMAHANPLEARGINTKWSVEFTFAQIHGFTNARDILELATRPLRRNNNLKELGWEKLVKEEAKV
- the bchL gene encoding ferredoxin:protochlorophyllide reductase (ATP-dependent) iron-sulfur ATP-binding protein, which produces MKLSVYGKGGIGKSTTSCNISVALAKRGKKVLQIGCDPKHDSTFTLTGFLIPTIIDTLQEKDYHYEDVWPEDVIYKGYGGVDCVEAGGPPAGAGCGGYVVGETVKLLKELNAFDEYDVILFDVLGDVVCGGFAAPLNYSDYCMIVTDNGFDALFAANRIAASVREKARTHPLRLAGLIGNRTSKRDLIDKYISSVPMPVLEILPLIEDIRVSRVKGKTLFEMAETDSSLNYVCDYYLNIADQILGRPEGVVPNDAPDRELFSLLSDFYLNPQQPPATTEEEKLDLMMV
- a CDS encoding Uma2 family endonuclease, producing MSQTVNEGVRWTIHDLELLPENEGTQYEIIDGELVVTRAPHSKHQQTCGKIFRQLDVWSEESGLGEAIPAPGVLFSESDNVIPDVVWVSNETYASTLDEAGHLTGAPELAVEVLSPGKEDQRRDREAKLKLYSSRGVREYWIADWRSRKLEVYRRENSQLKLVVTLLSNDTVTSPLLPGFSCTLDKFFPKLKS
- a CDS encoding sterol desaturase family protein; the encoded protein is MLIFATFIVLIGFTITHQPSWAKLQTKSREDWILDSVGLLVQGLLIPILQIAVVYQLYRYFLPLPQGCLHLPHVATFLLSFIWVDYLYYWNHRCLHSRWFWSLHQVHHTVTDMDVLGTSRNCLWTSFLIIYLWIHAFFLYLLNDSTGYLIGVSLTAALDLWRHSQLAIAPQSWLFRFLSPWLILPQDHAWHHASDSGSRNYGANLKIWDKLHGTYYNCDAPPASLGIPTTLTLTQKLLYPVIPISFNDVTD
- a CDS encoding helix-turn-helix transcriptional regulator, with amino-acid sequence MNTIKRQRLEAAGWRVGNAADFLELSPEEAAFIEMKLSLSKRLRELRLNQKLSQQGLAKKINSSQSRVAKMEAGDPSVSLDLMVRTFLAMGATREDLALALASSQM
- a CDS encoding aromatic ring-hydroxylating dioxygenase subunit alpha — its product is MKFEDFWYIIALSKQLPPNKILQRTLLGEWLAIFRDENGKAVALRDRCMHRNSRLSCGKVRQGKIQCPYHGWIYDNTGKIMAVPSEGKDFQPLSTRQVKSYQTKEQDGYIYVQLSDNKSEEFAPFAMPYYQEPGWETVRVINRFRNNVTNCAENFIDIPHTAFVHPGVFRTSRQQPLKMSVERRNGSTFVEYYNETTNLGWYSRFLNWKGYEIRHTDSFHMPNITSVEYDMGPHRRLFITSQSIPETENSTLVYTDVTYNYGIWNKIARPFVHWTAQHIIRQDIKILDIQGEAIAKYGSHFTNTPADTIHVFVESIRNKIAAGEDPRELPERSVEITFWV
- a CDS encoding pentapeptide repeat-containing protein, which translates into the protein MNPDELLSKYAAGERDFSLANLGGINLKQTNLRGIDFSHANLSQANLSQVNLIRATLGTADLQGSDLEGANLQNSDLSGADLMGANLNAANLSFADLTGADLRGANLMIAGLVGTDLNGANLYEAKLIGAHLQGATLIGANLSRTNLCASYLYETDLSEANLDQVNLQRALYNPRTQFPPSFDPVEAGGYLIAPQVSLSGVNLRGVLLSGVNLHRANLSRTDLSEANLIWADLSEADLSGANLSGANLSGANLSGANLSGANLDGANLSGTTMPNGELHNVQRIGRAATNSSSKCS